Proteins from one Verrucomicrobiota bacterium genomic window:
- a CDS encoding helix-hairpin-helix domain-containing protein has translation MTPDGKVVLNLANAEQLTRLPNVGPKRAQAILQLRARLKRFRRATNLLRVRGIGHKTLRRMLPYLVVDAPAAARAPNDAGADGATGGDGGK, from the coding sequence ATGACGCCCGACGGCAAAGTCGTGCTCAATCTCGCCAATGCCGAGCAATTGACGCGTCTACCGAATGTAGGCCCGAAGCGCGCACAAGCCATCCTCCAGCTTCGAGCTCGCCTAAAGCGCTTCCGCCGCGCTACCAATCTCTTGCGTGTGCGTGGGATCGGTCACAAGACACTGCGTCGTATGCTGCCGTACCTGGTCGTCGACGCACCAGCGGCCGCCAGAGCTCCGAACGACGCGGGCGCGGACGGCGCG